In Mangifera indica cultivar Alphonso chromosome 1, CATAS_Mindica_2.1, whole genome shotgun sequence, a single genomic region encodes these proteins:
- the LOC123224418 gene encoding heat shock 70 kDa protein 16-like has product MSVVGFDTGNENCVIAAVKQRGVDVLLNEESKRETPAVVCFGEKQRFIGSSGVASAMMNPKSTISQIKRLIGRRFKEPGLENELKRLPFPSCEGPDGGIWINVRYLGETHTFTPVQIMGMLFAHLKDIAEKGLEMPVTDCVFGVPSYFTDLQRREYLNAASIAGLKPLRLIHDCTATALGYGIYKTDFSSSGATNVAFVDIGHCDTQVSIVAFEAGHMRVLSHAFDDNLGGRDFDEVLFGYFAGEFKEKYNIDVYSNVKACIRLRAECEKLKRVLSANPEAPVNIECLMDEKDVRSSIKREEFEKLASGLLEMISVPCKKALADAGLTVDKVHSVEVVGSGSRIPAITRLLTSIFSREPKRTLNASECVARGCALQCAMLSPVFRVKEYEVQDSIPFSIGISSDEGPICLGSNANGLLFPKGQPIPSVKLLTFQRSGLIHLEAFYVSPGELPSGISSKISRFTIGPFQGSHSDNVRIKVKVKLNLHGIVTVESASLIEGHVDDPVTEPSKMGKMESAAVENVHGHSSADGVSKDKSGRRLEMSVSENIYGETTAAELTNAQEKEHQLAQHDRTIEQIKDKKNNLESYVYETRSKLFNTYRSFATDQEREGISKNLQQTEEWLYGDGDDETENAYASKLQDLKKLVDPIENRYKDGEARAQAKRVLLQLIVEFRTAVEPLSAQEKEFVINECFKAEKWLREKTQLQDSLPKNTDPVLWSTDIRNRTEELKLKCQPAWRKTHPKH; this is encoded by the exons ATGAGTGTGGTGGGCTTTGATACTGGGAATGAAAACTGTGTTATTGCTGCAGTAAAGCAACGGGGTGTTGATGTGTTGTTGAATGAGGAATCAAAACGTGAAACCCCGGCCGTTGTATGTTTTGGGGAGAAGCAGCGGTTTATTGGGTCTTCTGGGGTTGCTTCTGCAATGATGAATCCAAAATCCACAATATCTCAAATAAAGAGACTGATTGGTAGGAGATTTAAGGAACCTGGGTTAGAAAATGAGCTAAAAAGGTTACCATTTCCATCTTGTGAAGGCCCTGATGGTGGCATCTGGATTAATGTGAGATACTTGGGTGAGACACATACATTTACTCCTGTTCAGATTATGGGGATGCTCTTTGCTCATTTGAAAGATATTGCGGAGAAAGGCTTGGAAATGCCTGTTACAGATTGTGTTTTTGGGGTTCCATCATACTTTACAGATTTGCAGAGACGCGAGTATTTGAATGCTGCATCAATAGCTGGGTTGAAGCCTTTGAGATTGATACATGACTGTACTGCAACTGCACTTGGTTATGGGATCTATAAAACAGATTTCTCTAGTTCAGGAGCAACTAATGTCGCATTTGTTGATATTGGTCATTGTGATACCCAGGTCTCTATTGTAGCTTTTGAAGCTGGGCACATGAGGGTTCTCTCACATGCATTTGATGACaatttgggagggagagacttTGATGAGGTGTTATTTGGTTATTTTGCCGGAGAGTTCAAAGAGAAGTATAATATTGATGTGTATTCTAATGTTAAGGCATGTATTAGGCTGAGAGCAGAATGTGAGAAGTTGAAGAGAGTTCTTAGTGCTAATCCAGAGGCACCTGTGAATATTGAGTGTTTGATGGACGAGAAAGACGTTAGAAGTTCTATTAAAAGAGAAGAGTTTGAGAAGCTGGCTTCAGGACTGTTAGAGATGATTAGTGTTCCTTGCAAAAAAGCTCTAGCAGATGCTGGGTTGACTGTGGACAAAGTTCATTCTGTCGAGGTTGTTGGGTCAGGGTCTAGGATACCAGCTATTACTAGATTGTTAACTTCTATATTTAGTAGAGAACCTAAGCGGACTTTGAATGCAAGTGAGTGTGTGGCACGTGGCTGTGCACTCCAGTGTGCAATGCTCAGTCCTGTTTTTCGGGTCAAAGAATACGAG GTTCAAGATTCTATCCCTTTCTCCATAGGAATCTCGTCAGATGAAGGTCCAATATGCCTGGGATCAAATGCCAATGGCTTACTGTTTCCTAAAGGTCAACCCATTCCAAGTGTTAAACTTTTGACATTTCAGCGGAGTGGGTTGATTCATTTGGAAGCATTCTATGTTAGTCCAGGTGAATTGCCATCTGGTATATCTTCAAAAATTAGCCGTTTCACT ATTGGCCCTTTCCAGGGCTCCCATAGTGATAATGTGAGGATTAAAGTTAAAGTCAAACTAAACCTCCATGGTATTGTCACTGTTGAATCAGCTTCG TTGATAGAAGGTCATGTAGATGATCCGGTTACAGAGCCCTCTAAAATGGGTAAAATGGAGTCTGCAGCGGTTGAAAATGTCCATGGACATTCTTCT GCTGATGGTGTGTCAAAAGACAAGTCCGGCAGGAGACTTGAGATGTCAGTTAGTGAAAATATATATGGTGAAACTACTGCAGCTGAGCTCACCAATGCTCAAGAGAAAGAACATCAGTTGGCCCAACATGATCGAACTATAGAAcaaatcaaagacaaaaaaaataacttGGAGTCTTATGTCTATGAGACACGGAGTAAG CTTTTCAACACATATCGGAGCTTTGCAACTGATCAGGAGAGAGAAGGAATATCTAAGAATCTACAGCAGACAGAGGAGTGGCTTTATGGGGATGGTGATGATGAAACTGAAAACGCATATGCCTCGAAACTGCAGGATCTTAAAAAA TTGGTGGATCCAATTGAGAATCGATATAAAGATGGagaagctcgagctcaagctaaaagagtattattacaattGATTGTTGAGTTCCGAACTGCTGTTGAGCCACTTTCAGCTCAGGAAAAAGAATTT GTCATTAATGAGTGCTTCAAAGCAGAGAAGTGGCTAAGAGAGAAAACTCAACTACAAGATTCCTTACCAAAGAACACTGACCCTGTGTTATGGTCAACTGACATCAGGAACAGGACAGAGGAACTAAAATT GAAGTGCCAGCCAGCTTGGAGAAAGACACATCCAAAGCATTGA
- the LOC123224429 gene encoding uncharacterized protein LOC123224429: MADFEPPSFSLGLDLDTQLGPPIPILPIDPSPQASPTHAGIRTDNIDDLEQVEVMDSDPEPELETTRVLKRLRRGLGAGLANPTSTPLSEKKQVVEQRRCFDCDDEIEEFSSQEEGLIIRDQHSSVRHQSICSSSKTPLRGHGVFITQSLRKGGKREHASDALSSSSLATNQNGWMFPKLTISPLRRFQLLDSDSDTDQPSVSEDVSRGAQRIDSSMKEAECTASEQKKKRPLDGQQNEDLWKDFCPMKSSHIPTPVLDEFCEEYFQSVKDKMPYQSMNSNGNFEQCWYPSDLLPPSHYYFFHDDPRIQKLVQNRLPYFFPLGIVGNRGSQQPGASVINYMNQFSNGEASKQKGTQKAKTNKSSSRGRKKSEKPNTEDLHASEGWVDPKSSAIPKDAGKRRVHAKGQSAGHWYTSPEGRKVYISRSGQELTGQFAYRQYRKETGTGFKKSKKKTSGKNKKAKS, from the exons ATGGCGGATTTTGAGCCACCGTCGTTCTCTCTGGGGCTCGATTTGGATACCCAGTTGGGTCCCCCGATCCCCATCCTACCCATAGACCCATCTCCTCAAGCTTCCCCTACCCATGCCGGCATCCGTACGGACAATATCGATGATCTGGAGCAGGTGGAAGTCATGGACTCAGATCCTGAACCGGAACTCGAAACAACCCGAGTGCTCAAGCGCCTTAGACGGGGTCTTGGAGCTGGACTAGCAAACCCAACATCGACGCCGTTGTCAGAGAAGAAGCAAGTAGTAGAGCAGCGGAGGTGTTTTGACTGTGATGATGAGATTGAAGAGTTCTCTTCACAGGAGGAGGGTTTGATAATTAGAg ATCAGCATTCATCAGTACGACATCAGTCTATTTGTAGCAGTTCGAAGACCCCATTGCGTGGACATGGAGTTTTTATCACACAATCATTGAGGAAGGGTGGGAAAAGAGAACATGCTTCTGATGCACTTTCTTCTTCAAGTCTGGCTACAAACCAGAATGGATGGATGTTTCCGAAATTAACTATTAGTCCTCTTCGGAGGTTTCAGTTGCTTGATTCTGATTCCGACACTGATCAGCCTTCTGTCAGTGAAGATGTAAGCAGAGGAGCCCAGAGAATTGATTCATCAATGAAGGAAGCAGAGTGTACTGCAAgtgaacaaaagaaaaaaaggccGCTGGATGGGCAACAAAATGAGGATTTATGGAAGGATTTTTGTCCAATGAAGAGCTCTCACATTCCAACACCTGTTTTGGACGAGTTTTGTGAAGAATATTTCCAATCTGTTAAGGATAAAATGCCTTACCAAAGTATGAACAGCAATGGAAACTTTGAACAGTGCTGGTATCCATCCGATCTTCTTCCTCCTTCGCATTATTACTTTTTTCATGATGATCCAAGGATTCAGAAATTGGTCCAGAATCGCTTGCCCTACTTTTTTCCACTAGGCATTGTTGGAAACAGAGGAAGTCAGCAGCCTGGTGCATCagttattaattatat GAACCAATTCAGCAATGGAGAAGCTTCTAAACAGAAAGGAACTCAGAAagctaaaacaaataaaagctCAAGTaggggaagaaaaaaatcagaaaagcCAAATACTGAAGATTTGCATGCTTCTGAAGGCTGGGTAGACCCAAAAAGCAGTGCAATTCCAAAGGATGCTGGCAAAAGAAGAGTTCATGCAAAAGGTCAATCTGCAGGCCATTGGTATACTTCACCAGAGGGAAGGAAG GTTTACATCTCCAGGAGTGGGCAGGAGTTGACAGGTCAATTTGCTTATAGACAATATAGAAAG GAAACTGGCACAGGGTTTAAGAAGTCGAAAAAGAAAACTAGCGGCAAAAATAAGAAAGCCAAGAGTTGA
- the LOC123221856 gene encoding eukaryotic translation initiation factor 3 subunit A-like isoform X1 has translation MASEKFRLFTAVLHFVILLFTLIYLSDLPGSGHVDVPFHVRRSGKAYGSEPKDPLQSPSSSITGIKNGFLCKLEPSFQFSNSAMEGATKWDPVCLKKSDEAQQIYSNIKLLDQQVSAVSVVAALEAELEQIRTRMQELETERRSSKKKLEHFLRKASEEKAAWRSREREKIHAFIDDLKVELSRERKNRQRVEIVNSKLVNELAETKLTAKRYMQDYEKERKARELIEEVCDELAKEIGEVEALKRDSMKLREEAEDERKMLQMAEVWREERVQMKLVDAKIALEEKYSQMNKLVAELETFLRSRSAPPDVKELKEAETLRQAAVSVNIQDIKEFKYELPNPDDIFSVFEDVKLGEPNEKEIEQCGAYSPVSHSSKIHAVSPEVSEVNRDSIHRHSIAYVEQNIDVEEDDSGWETVSHLDDQGSSYSPEGSALAITNRRHSNVSRSGMEWDDNGYEGTPITVISEVCSGPTKKKVSSISRLWRSGLSNGENYRIITVEGMKGRLSNGRLSNVSIASPDRGSGKGGLSPPDLTGQWSSPDSGNPHIMRSMKGCIEWPQGAQKNSLKSKLLEARIESQKLQLRQVLKQKI, from the exons ATGGCTTCCGAGAAATTTAGGCTGTTTACTGCTGTACTGCAttttgtcattttgttatttactCTGATCTATCTGTCTGACTTG CCTGGTTCTGGACATGTTGATGTTCCATTTCATGTTCGTCGAAGTGGCAAAGCATATGGTTCTGAACCAAAGGATCCTTTACAGAGCCCTAGCTCATCTATCACTGGCATTAAGAATGGATTCTTATGTAAG CTCGAGCCTTCTTTTCAGTTTTCTAATTCTGCAATGGAGGGGGCAACGAAGTGGGACCCTGTCTGCTTAAAAAAATCAGATGAGGCACAGCAGATCTATAGCAACATCAAGCTTCTTGACCAACAGGTAAGCGCTGTATCAGTGGTTGCTGCTCTTGAAGCTGAACTAGAGCAGATTCGCACTCGCATGCAGGAGCTTGAGACTGAGCGTAGGTCTTCAAAAAAGAAACTTGAGCACTTCTTGAGGAAAGCCAGTGAAGAAAAAGCTGCATGGCGGAGCAGGGAACGTGAGAAAATCCATGCATTTATTGATGACCTCAAAGTGGAGTTAAGTCGAGAAAGGAAAAATCGCCAAAGAGTAGAAATTGTCAATTCCAAATTAGTTAATGAGCTGGCAGAAACAAAATTAACAGCAAAAAGGTATATGCAGGACTATGAGAAGGAAAGAAAGGCGAGAGAATTAATTGAGGAAGTGTGTGATGAGCTTGCTAAGGAAATTGGGGAAGTTGAAGCATTAAAAAGGGATTCAATGAAGCTCCGAGAGGAAGCGGAAGATGAAAGGAAAATGTTACAGATGGCAGAGGTCTGGCGTGAAGAACGTGTTCAAATGAAGCTGGTTGATGCAAAGATAGCGCTTGAGGAGAAGTACTCTCAGATGAACAAACTTGTAGCAGAACTGGAGACATTTCTGAGGTCAAGAAGTGCACCACCAGATGTTAAAGAATTGAAAGAAGCCGAGACGCTACGACAGGCTGCTGTCTCTGTGAATATTCAGGACATCAAAGAATTTAAATATGAGCTGCCCAACCCAGATGATATCTTCTCTGTATTTGAAGATGTTAAATTGGGTGAACCCAATGAGAAGGAGATTGAACAATGTGGTGCTTATAGTCCTGTCAGCCATTCCTCAAAAATTCATGCTGTAAGTCCTGAGGTCAGTGAGGTTAACAGAGATAGCATTCATAGGCACTCTATTGCATATGTTGAGCAGAATATTGATGTGGAAGAAGATGATAGTGGATGGGAAACTGTGAGCCATCTTGACGATCAAGGCTCAAGTTATTCACCTGAAGGGAGTGCATTAGCTATCACTAATCGGCGACATAGTAATGTTTCAAGGAGTGGAATGGAATGGGATGATAATGGATATGAAGGAACCCCAATTACTGTAATCAGTGAAGTATGCTCAGGCCCAACAAAGAAGAAGGTGTCATCTATATCAAGGCTCTGGAGATCTGGCCTGAGTAATGGAGAAAACTATAGGATAATCACGGTTGAGGGGATGAAGGGTAGGCTTTCAAATGGAAGATTATCTAATGTGAGTATTGCATCACCAGACCGGGGGTCTGGTAAAGGTGGGCTCAGCCCTCCGGATTTGACAGGTCAATGGAGTTCACCAGACTCAGGAAATCCTCACATTATGCGAAGCATGAAAGGGTGCATCGAATGGCCTCAAGGTGCACAGAAGAATAGTTTGAAGTCGAAGCTTTTGGAGGCAAGGATCGAAAGTCAGAAGCTTCAGCTGCGACAGGTTCTTAAACAGAAGATTTAG
- the LOC123221856 gene encoding eukaryotic translation initiation factor 3 subunit A-like isoform X2 — MEGATKWDPVCLKKSDEAQQIYSNIKLLDQQVSAVSVVAALEAELEQIRTRMQELETERRSSKKKLEHFLRKASEEKAAWRSREREKIHAFIDDLKVELSRERKNRQRVEIVNSKLVNELAETKLTAKRYMQDYEKERKARELIEEVCDELAKEIGEVEALKRDSMKLREEAEDERKMLQMAEVWREERVQMKLVDAKIALEEKYSQMNKLVAELETFLRSRSAPPDVKELKEAETLRQAAVSVNIQDIKEFKYELPNPDDIFSVFEDVKLGEPNEKEIEQCGAYSPVSHSSKIHAVSPEVSEVNRDSIHRHSIAYVEQNIDVEEDDSGWETVSHLDDQGSSYSPEGSALAITNRRHSNVSRSGMEWDDNGYEGTPITVISEVCSGPTKKKVSSISRLWRSGLSNGENYRIITVEGMKGRLSNGRLSNVSIASPDRGSGKGGLSPPDLTGQWSSPDSGNPHIMRSMKGCIEWPQGAQKNSLKSKLLEARIESQKLQLRQVLKQKI, encoded by the coding sequence ATGGAGGGGGCAACGAAGTGGGACCCTGTCTGCTTAAAAAAATCAGATGAGGCACAGCAGATCTATAGCAACATCAAGCTTCTTGACCAACAGGTAAGCGCTGTATCAGTGGTTGCTGCTCTTGAAGCTGAACTAGAGCAGATTCGCACTCGCATGCAGGAGCTTGAGACTGAGCGTAGGTCTTCAAAAAAGAAACTTGAGCACTTCTTGAGGAAAGCCAGTGAAGAAAAAGCTGCATGGCGGAGCAGGGAACGTGAGAAAATCCATGCATTTATTGATGACCTCAAAGTGGAGTTAAGTCGAGAAAGGAAAAATCGCCAAAGAGTAGAAATTGTCAATTCCAAATTAGTTAATGAGCTGGCAGAAACAAAATTAACAGCAAAAAGGTATATGCAGGACTATGAGAAGGAAAGAAAGGCGAGAGAATTAATTGAGGAAGTGTGTGATGAGCTTGCTAAGGAAATTGGGGAAGTTGAAGCATTAAAAAGGGATTCAATGAAGCTCCGAGAGGAAGCGGAAGATGAAAGGAAAATGTTACAGATGGCAGAGGTCTGGCGTGAAGAACGTGTTCAAATGAAGCTGGTTGATGCAAAGATAGCGCTTGAGGAGAAGTACTCTCAGATGAACAAACTTGTAGCAGAACTGGAGACATTTCTGAGGTCAAGAAGTGCACCACCAGATGTTAAAGAATTGAAAGAAGCCGAGACGCTACGACAGGCTGCTGTCTCTGTGAATATTCAGGACATCAAAGAATTTAAATATGAGCTGCCCAACCCAGATGATATCTTCTCTGTATTTGAAGATGTTAAATTGGGTGAACCCAATGAGAAGGAGATTGAACAATGTGGTGCTTATAGTCCTGTCAGCCATTCCTCAAAAATTCATGCTGTAAGTCCTGAGGTCAGTGAGGTTAACAGAGATAGCATTCATAGGCACTCTATTGCATATGTTGAGCAGAATATTGATGTGGAAGAAGATGATAGTGGATGGGAAACTGTGAGCCATCTTGACGATCAAGGCTCAAGTTATTCACCTGAAGGGAGTGCATTAGCTATCACTAATCGGCGACATAGTAATGTTTCAAGGAGTGGAATGGAATGGGATGATAATGGATATGAAGGAACCCCAATTACTGTAATCAGTGAAGTATGCTCAGGCCCAACAAAGAAGAAGGTGTCATCTATATCAAGGCTCTGGAGATCTGGCCTGAGTAATGGAGAAAACTATAGGATAATCACGGTTGAGGGGATGAAGGGTAGGCTTTCAAATGGAAGATTATCTAATGTGAGTATTGCATCACCAGACCGGGGGTCTGGTAAAGGTGGGCTCAGCCCTCCGGATTTGACAGGTCAATGGAGTTCACCAGACTCAGGAAATCCTCACATTATGCGAAGCATGAAAGGGTGCATCGAATGGCCTCAAGGTGCACAGAAGAATAGTTTGAAGTCGAAGCTTTTGGAGGCAAGGATCGAAAGTCAGAAGCTTCAGCTGCGACAGGTTCTTAAACAGAAGATTTAG
- the LOC123194729 gene encoding uncharacterized protein LOC123194729: MGNCLRHESSSSMQWAGDDWSSLASDKSEKDLKMEERRVGFTSSSTTGPTEVKIKITKKQLEELLGKVDLKELSVQQVLAQLINVSDRYEMHNRPWRPALQSIPEVN; this comes from the coding sequence ATGGGGAATTGTTTGAGGCATGAATCGTCGTCGTCTATGCAATGGGCGGGGGACGACTGGAGTTCATTGGCCAGTGATAAGAGTGAGAAGGATTTGAAAATGGAGGAACGACGGGTTGGATTTACATCGTCTTCAACAACAGGACCGACGGAGGTGAAGATTAAGATAACGAAGAAGCAGCTGGAGGAGTTGCTGGGGAAGGTGGACCTGAAGGAGTTGTCAGTGCAGCAGGTTTTAGCCCAGTTGATAAATGTCAGTGATCGTTATGAGATGCATAACCGGCCATGGCGGCCGGCTCTGCAGAGTATTCCTGAAGTGAACTAA
- the LOC123194800 gene encoding receptor-like protein EIX2 — MNLTTALLFLELLTIAINNISFCNGSSYTGCIESERKALLRIKQDLTDSSNRLASWTGEGNCCKWVGIVCDNITGHVLELKLQSPINPIDFEYASQPEIEAYYNSKLGGQVSPSLLELKQLVHLDLSLNFFGGIQVPKFLGSLRNLIYLNLSDAGFGDRIPHQIGNLTNLQFLDLSNNTSLYAEDLSWLSCLSSLKHLDFTHADLSRASEWLSVMNPLPSLEVLRLSYCQILHLPSLQIANLSSLRVLDLSQNYCDNLLVPRWVFELSHLVHLDLSYNSFGGAIPNGLQNLTSLRSLNLAFNAFNYSIPDWLYKFKYLELLSLQWNKFQGLIPHALGNLTSVKVIFLSYNYELEGRIPRSFGSLCNLSAIALIDVNMSQEISEILDVFSGCVSEKLESLDLTNSQLSGNFTNQLGKFRNLKTLNLRNNSISGPIPSVLGKLSSLVNLDLSHNKLNGFIPLSLGNMSSMEHLDLSSNKLNGSLFPIHFVNLTKLSFFYASQNTLTMEVYPDWKPPFQLRVLGLRSCHIGLQFPSWVLLQKKLSHLDISNSGISDVIPNQFWKSISGYNYLNLSHNQIYGKIPNLIEANQLESLDLSSNNFSGPVPQLSFEVFGLDVSNNALSGSLFHFLSCGTNESKEFRVLNFENNSLSGDLPDCWANWSYLWVLNLNNNNFSGNLPTSLGSLPSIESLHVRKNHFSGMIPVSLKNCKTLVALDIGENEFSGRVPAWIGEELPKMLFLNLRSNKFQGPLPIELCHLASLQILDLAYNNLVGSIPRCINNFSDMVIMNNSADKLIEYRINYGNFLEDALLVMKGKMVEYNTILNLVRIVDLSSNNFSGEIPAEVTDLRALQSLNLSHNSFTGKIPKNIGAMKSLESIDLSHNQLSGEIPHSITSLSFLSRLNFSNNKLIGKIPVGTQLQSLDASCFSGNELCGSPLPDCFNATRTPQSQRGGRKASKEHEVDWFYVSMGPGFVVGFWIIIGPLAVNRRWRYRYCHFLDRLGEKFYCVLGICN; from the coding sequence ATGAATCTCACTACTGCCCTTCTTTTTCTTGAGTTACTTACTATAGCAATCAATAACATCAGCTTCTGCAACGGAAGCTCTTATACTGGTTGCATTGAAAGCGAGAGAAAAGCACTTCTAAGGATCAAGCAAGATCTCACTGATTCTTCAAACCGCCTTGCCTCTTGGACTGGTGAAGGAAATTGTTGCAAATGGGTTGGTATTGTCTGTGACAACATAACAGGCCATGTCCTTGAGCTCAAACTTCAAAGTCCGATCAACCCAATAGATTTTGAGTATGCATCTCAGCCTGAGATTGAAGCTTATTACAATTCAAAGTTGGGTGGTCAGGTAAGTCCCTCCTTGCTTGAGTTAAAGCAATTGGTTCACTTGGACTTGAGCCTTAATTTTTTCGGAGGAATTCAGGTTCCTAAATTTCTTGGTTCTTTGAGGAATTTAATATACCTTAATCTCTCTGATGCTGGATTTGGAGATAGAATCCCTCACCAAATTGGGAATCTCACTAATCTGCAATTCCTGGACCTCAGTAATAACACTTCGTTATATGCTGAAGATCTTAGTTGGTTATCTTGTCTTTCTTCCCTGAAGCACCTCGACTTTACTCATGCAGATCTAAGTAGAGCATCTGAATGGCTATCTGTGATGAATCCTCTTCCTTCCTTGGAAGTTTTACGACTCTCATATTGCCAAATCCTTCATCTTCCCTCACTACAAATTGCTAATTTGTCTTCTCTTCGAGTCCTGGATCTTTCACAGAATTATTGTGATAATTTGTTGGTTCCTAGATGGGTTTTTGAACTGAGTCATTTAGTGCATCTTGATCTAAGTTATAATAGTTTTGGAGGTGCCATTCCAAATGGACTTCAAAACTTAACTTCTCTTAGATCTCTGAATTTAGCTTTTAATGCATTCAATTATTCGATACCCGACTGGCTgtacaaatttaaatatcttgaGTTACTTTCACTTCAGTGGAATAAGTTTCAAGGTCTTATTCCACATGCTCTAGGGAACCTGACTTCTGTCAAAGTAATTTTCCTGTCATACAATTATGAACTTGAAGGGAGAATTCCAAGATCATTCGGAAGTCTTTGTAACTTGAGTGCAATTGCATTGATAGATGTCAACATGAGTCAAGAGATATCTGAAATTTTAGATGTCTTTTCAGGATGTGTTTCAGAGAAACTGGAGTCATTGGATTTGACAAACAGTCAACTTTCAGGTAATTTCACCAATCAACTTGGGAAATTTAGGAACCTGAAGACTCTAAATCTGAGAAACAACTCCATTTCAGGTCCTATACCTTCTGTTTTGGGAAAACTTTCATCGTTGGTGAATTTAGATCTTTCTCATAATAAATTGAACGGTTTCATTCCATTGTCTTTGGGAAACATGTCATCCATGGAGCATTTAGATCTTTCATCCAACAAATTGAATGGATCTCTTTTCCCAATTCATTTTGTAAACCTCACTAAACTGTCCTTTTTCTATGCATCTCAAAACACCCTCACGATGGAAGTCTATCCTGATTGGAAACCACCTTTTCAACTTCGAGTGTTAGGACTGAGATCTTGTCATATAGGGCTTCAGTTCCCATCTTGGGttcttttacaaaaaaaattatcacatttggATATATCCAACTCAGGAATTTCGGATGTTATTCCTAATCAGTTTTGGAAATCCATTTCCGGCTATAATTATTTGAACCTGTCTCATAATCAGATTTATGGCAAGATTCCAAACTTAATAGAGGCTAATCAACTTGAGTCTCTTGACTTAAGTTCGAACAATTTTTCAGGTCCAGTCCCACAGTTATCATTCGAAGTATTTGGACTTGATGTTTCCAACAATGCTTTGTCAGGatctctttttcatttcttgtcTTGTGGGACAAATGAATCAAAGGAATTTCGAGTtctcaattttgaaaacaattcTTTGTCTGGAGACTTACCTGATTGTTGGGCAAATTGGTCATACTTGTGGGTTCTCAATTTGaacaacaataatttttctGGTAATCTTCCAACCTCCCTCGGATCTTTGCCTTCTATTGAGTCCTTGCATGTTCGTAAAAATCATTTCTCAGGAATGATACCGGTGTCCCTGAAAAATTGCAAAACTTTAGTAGCACTTGACATtggtgaaaatgagttttctGGGCGTGTGCCAGCATGGATTGGAGAAGAATTACCGAAGATGCTATTTCTCAACCTTCGTTCAAACAAGTTTCAGGGCCCTTTGCCAATTGAGCTCTGTCATCTAGCTTCTCTGCAAATTCTGGATCTGGCATATAACAATCTTGTTGGAAGCATACCAAGATGTATCAATAATTTCAGTGATATGGTGATAATGAATAATTCTGCTGACAAACTTATAGAATATCGGATCAATTATGGGAACTTTCTGGAGGATGCATTACTTGTGATGAAAGGGAAGATGGTTGAATATAATACCATTCTTAATCTGGTAAGAATTGTAGACTTGTCTAGTAATAATTTCTCAGGAGAGATTCCTGCAGAAGTGACAGATCTTAGAGCCTTGCAATCATTGAATTTATCTCACAATTCTTTCACTGGAAAAATTCCCAAGAATATTGGTGCTATGAAATCACTAGAATCTATAGATCTATCTCACAACCAACTCTCTGGCGAAATCCCTCATAGCATCACAAGTTTGTCATTTTTGAGTCGATTGAACTTTTCCAACAACAAGTTAATTGGAAAAATCCCTGTAGGCACTCAACTCCAAAGCTTAGATGCATCTTGTTTTTCTGGCAATGAACTTTGTGGATCTCCGCTTCCAGATTGTTTTAATGCTACTCGAACACCACAGTCTCAAAGGGGGGGACGAAAAGCTAGTAAGGAACATGAGGTGGATTGGTTCTATGTCAGCATGGGACCTGGATTCGTGGTGGGCTTTTGGATCATAATAGGTCCTTTAGCTGTCAACAGAAGGTGGAGATATAGGTACTGTCACTTCTTGGATAGGCTAggggaaaaattttattgtGTCTTGGGAATTTGCAACTAG